One window of Triplophysa rosa linkage group LG8, Trosa_1v2, whole genome shotgun sequence genomic DNA carries:
- the zdhhc3a gene encoding palmitoyltransferase ZDHHC3-A isoform X2 codes for MRTPVSRFRDVERQANSLQPAQCLPPCHERPNKMWFIKDACGIVCAIITWFLVFFAEFVVLFVMLIPSKNLTYSLVNGTLFNSVAFLALASHFRAMCTDPGAVPKGNATKEYIESLQLKPGQVVYKCPKCCSIKPDRAHHCSVCKRCIRKMDHHCPWVNNCVGENNQKYFVLFTMYISLTSLHALVMVVLHFLYCFEDDWTKCSTFSPPATVILLILLCFEGLLFLIFTSVMFGTQIHSICTDETGIEQLKKEERRWSKKTKWMNMKAVFGHPFSIAWVSPFSTPEHGKADPYQYVV; via the exons ATGAGAACTCCGGTGTCACGCTTCAGGGACGTCGAGAGGCAGGCCAACAGCCTGCAGCCCGCTCAGTGTCTTCCACCCTGTCATGAGCGGCCGAACAAAATGTGGTTCATCAAGGATGCCTGCGGCATCGTGTGCGCGATCATCACCTGGTTTCTCGTCTTCTTCGCCGAATTCGTCGTCTTGTTCGTCATGCTCATTCCATCGAAGAACCTGACCTACAGCCTTGTGAATGGCACCCTGTTCAACAGCGTGGCCTTCCTCGCCCTGGCGTCTCATTTCAGGGCCATGTGCACAGACCCG GGAGCCGTGCCAAAGGGAAACGCCACTAAGGAGTACATCGAGAGCTTACAGCTGAAGCCAGGCCAGGTGGTTTACAAATGTCCCAAATGCTGCAGTATTAAACCAGACAGAGCTCACCACTGCAG TGTCTGCAAGCGCTGTATACGGAAGATGGACCATCACTGTCCTTGGGTAAACAATTGTGTCGGGGAAAATAACCAGAAGTACTTTGTGCTTTTCACA ATGTACATTTCTCTCACCTCTCTGCACGCCCTAGTCATGGTGGTTCTTCATTTCCTCTACTGTTTTGAAGATGACTGGACAA AGTGCAGTACCTTCTCCCCCCCGGCCACTGTCATACTCCTCATCCTCCTGTGCTTTGAGGgcctcctcttcctcatcttcaCCTCTGTGATGTTTGGCACCCAAATCCATTCCATCTGCACAGATGAGACG GGCATAGAGCAGTTGAAAAAGGAAGAGAGAAGATggtctaaaaaaacaaaatggatGAACATGAAGGCGGTATTCGGACACCCCTTCTCAATAGCATGGGTTAGCCCGTTTTCAACGCCCGAACACGGGAAAGCCGATCCGTACCAGTATGTGGTCTGA
- the zdhhc3a gene encoding palmitoyltransferase ZDHHC3-A isoform X1 produces MRTPVSRFRDVERQANSLQPAQCLPPCHERPNKMWFIKDACGIVCAIITWFLVFFAEFVVLFVMLIPSKNLTYSLVNGTLFNSVAFLALASHFRAMCTDPGAVPKGNATKEYIESLQLKPGQVVYKCPKCCSIKPDRAHHCSVCKRCIRKMDHHCPWVNNCVGENNQKYFVLFTMYISLTSLHALVMVVLHFLYCFEDDWTKCSTFSPPATVILLILLCFEGLLFLIFTSVMFGTQIHSICTDETGIERLKREDPAWEKISSWEAMKSAFGGPLSVAWMSPFTDCTCQKDTSGHVPVFPQGEIVEEDVIEIPLASH; encoded by the exons ATGAGAACTCCGGTGTCACGCTTCAGGGACGTCGAGAGGCAGGCCAACAGCCTGCAGCCCGCTCAGTGTCTTCCACCCTGTCATGAGCGGCCGAACAAAATGTGGTTCATCAAGGATGCCTGCGGCATCGTGTGCGCGATCATCACCTGGTTTCTCGTCTTCTTCGCCGAATTCGTCGTCTTGTTCGTCATGCTCATTCCATCGAAGAACCTGACCTACAGCCTTGTGAATGGCACCCTGTTCAACAGCGTGGCCTTCCTCGCCCTGGCGTCTCATTTCAGGGCCATGTGCACAGACCCG GGAGCCGTGCCAAAGGGAAACGCCACTAAGGAGTACATCGAGAGCTTACAGCTGAAGCCAGGCCAGGTGGTTTACAAATGTCCCAAATGCTGCAGTATTAAACCAGACAGAGCTCACCACTGCAG TGTCTGCAAGCGCTGTATACGGAAGATGGACCATCACTGTCCTTGGGTAAACAATTGTGTCGGGGAAAATAACCAGAAGTACTTTGTGCTTTTCACA ATGTACATTTCTCTCACCTCTCTGCACGCCCTAGTCATGGTGGTTCTTCATTTCCTCTACTGTTTTGAAGATGACTGGACAA AGTGCAGTACCTTCTCCCCCCCGGCCACTGTCATACTCCTCATCCTCCTGTGCTTTGAGGgcctcctcttcctcatcttcaCCTCTGTGATGTTTGGCACCCAAATCCATTCCATCTGCACAGATGAGACG GGCATTGAAAGGTTAAAGCGTGAAGACCCTGCGTGGGAGAAGATCTCGTCCTGGGAGGCTATGAAGTCAGCGTTTGGGGGTCCTCTATCTGTGGCCTGGATGAGCCCTTTCACAGACTGCACATGCCAGAAAGACACTTCGGGTCATGTTCCTGTGTTCCCACAGGGTGAGATCGTTGAGGAGGATGTGATTGAGATTCCTCTGGCATCTCATTAG
- the tmem42a gene encoding transmembrane protein 42a has protein sequence MMLPGVFYASLAGFLAALASSSAKLSLGADHLKEVCETGLKIWTDRQASSRDQGLDTTVCDWLHIPLRLLCGGLLFTCNAVMWTFFAKALRHSSSSARATVTTTASNLISSAFLGHVIFGETHASLWWVGIILTLTGLLVLQGSTHQASQENVSKKDE, from the exons ATGATGTTGCCTGGAGTATTTTACGCGTCGCTGGCGGGGTTCCTGGCAGCTTTAGCATCTTCTTCGGCAAAGTTATCCCTGGGTGCTGATCACCTGAAAGAGGTGTGTGAGACAGGACTGAAGATCTGGACAGATAGACAGGCGAGCAGTCGGGATCAGGGGCTTGACACCACAGTGTGTGACTGG TTACATATACCCCTGCGGCTTCTTTGTGGTGGTCTTCTGTTCACCTGCAATGCCGTGATGTGGACGTTCTTCGCCAAAGCTCTGCGACACTCATCTTCCTCAGCCCGGGCCACTGTGACCACCACTGCCTCAAATTTGATCTCCTCT GCATTCCTTGGACATGTGATCTTTGGGGAAACGCATGCCTCGTTATGGTGGGTTGGTATCATCTTAACCCTAACAGGGCTTCTTGTCTTGCAAGGATCAACTCATCAGGCTTCACAGGAAAATGTGTCTAAGAAAGACgaataa
- the kiaa1143 gene encoding uncharacterized protein KIAA1143 homolog codes for MSKKGNVSWVKPAEPSFLKKFKKDVGFKEGPTVETKRLEMPQCDDDSGDSDREDEMPQVVQLKKGDLSAEDVMKISNEKTTSNTDEQPPADGKIVFKKPVKRSSDKFEGITASSSKKKKSGDAEKKELKAVVKVKNNSLLSFGGDEDDED; via the exons ATGAGTAAAAAGGGTAACGTATCTTGGGTAAAGCCAGCGGAACCATCTTTTCTGAAGAAGTTTAAGAAGGATGTTGGTTTTAAAGAGGGGCCTACAGTGGAGACCAAA AGGCTGGAGATGCCGCAGTGTGATGATGATAGTGGTGACAGCGATCGGGAAGATGAGATGCCGCAGGTCGTGCAGCTGAAAAAGGGAGATCTCAGTGCTGAGGATGTTATGAAGATCAGCAACGAGAAGACGACTTCAAATACAG ATGAGCAGCCTCCTGCGGATGGAAAGATTGTCTTCAAGAAACCTGTCAAACGCTCGTCTGATAAATTTGAAGGCATTACTGCCAGCTctagcaagaaaaagaaaagtggTGATGCAGAAAAGAAAGAGTTAAAGGCAGTTGTGAAAGTGAAGAACAACAGTCTACTGTCGTTTGGTGGCGATGAGGATGACGAGGACTAG